CACTTTGTGATTCATGACTGGGGTGAAGTCGTAACAAGGTAACCGTAGGGGAACCTGCGGTTGGATCACCTCCTTACCTTAAAGAACCTGCCTTTGTAGTGCTCACACAGATTGTCTGATGAATGATGAACTTCTGAATGTACTTTTGAGTGCATTAAGAAGTTTTGCTCTTTAAAAATCTGGATCAAGCTGAAAATTGAAACGACACACATGTTATGTGTGTTCGAGTCTCTCAAATTTTCGCAATCAGAAGTGAAACATCTTCGGGTTGTGAGGTTAAGCGACTAAGCGTACACGGTGGATGCCCTGGCAGTCAGAGGCGATGAAGGACGTGCTAATCTGCGAAAAGCGCCGGCGAGGTGATATGAACCTTTGACCCGGCGATGTCCGAATGGGGAAACCCAGTGTGTTCCGACACACTATCGTTAACTGAATACATAGGTTAACGAGGCGAACCGGGGGAACTGAAACATCTAAGTACCCCGAGGAAAAGAAATCAACCGAGATTCCCCCAGTAGCGGCGAGCGAACGGGGAGCAGCCCAGAGTCTGAATCAGCTTGTGTGTTAGTGGAAGCGTCTGGAAAGTCGCACGGTACAGGGTGACAGTCCCGTACACGAAAATGCACAGGTTGTGAACTCGAAGAGTAGGGCGGGACACGTGGTATCCTGTCTGAATATGGGGGGACCATCCTCCAAGGCTAAATACTCCTGACTGACCGATAGTGAACCAGTACCGTGAGGGAAAGGCGAAAAGAACCCCGGCGAGGGGAGTGAAAAAGAACCTGAAACCGTGTACGTACAAGCAGTGGGAGCACCTTCGTGGTGTGACTGCGTACCTTTTGTATAATGGGTCAGCGACTTATATTCTGTAGCAAGGTTAACCGTATAGGGGAGCCGAAGGGAAACCGAGTCTTAACTGGGCGTTAAGTTGCAGGGTATAGACCCGAAACCCGGTGATCTAGCCATGGGCAGGTTGAAGGTTGGGTAACACTAACTGGAGGACCGAACCGACTAATGTTGAAAAATTAGCGGATGACTTGTGGCTGGGGGTGAAAGGCCAATCAAACCGGGAGATAGCTGGTTCTCCCCGAAAGCTATTTAGGTAGCGCCTCGTGAACTCATCTTCGGGGGTAGAGCACTGTTTCGGCTAGGGGGCCATCCCGGCTTACCAACCCGATGCAAACTACGAATACCGAAGAATGTTATCACGGGAGACACACGGCGGGTGCTAACGTCCGTCGTGAAGAGGGAAACAACCCAGACCGCCAGCTAAGGTCCCAAAGTCATGGTTAAGTGGGAAACGATGTGGGAAGGCACAGACAGCCAGGATGTTGGCTTAGAAGCAGCCATCATTTAAAGAAAGCGTAATAGCTCACTGGTCGAGTCGGCCTGCGCGGAAGATGTAACGGGGCTAAACCATGCACCGAAGCTGCGGCAGCGACGCTTATGCGTTGTTGGGTAGGGGAGCGTTCTGTAAGCCGTTGAAGGTGTGCTGTGAGGCATGCTGGAGGTATCAGAAGTGCGAATGCTGACATAAGTAACGATAAAGCGGGTGAAAAGCCCGCTCGCCGGAAGACCAAGGGTTCCTGTCCAACGTTAATCGGGGCAGGGTGAGTCGACCCCTAAGGCGAGGCCGAAAGGCGTAGTCGATGGGAAACAGGTTAATATTCCTGTACTTGGTGTTACTGCGAAGGGGGGACGGAGAAGGCTATGTTAGCCGGGCGACGGTTGTCCCGGTTTAAGCATGTAGGCGGAGGTTCCAGGTAAATCCGGTACCTTTTAACGCTGAGGTGTGATGACGAGGCACTACGGTGCTGAAGTAACAAATGCCCTGCTTCCAGGAAAAGCCTCTAAGCATCAGGTAACACGAAATCGTACCCCAAACCGACACAGGTGGTCAGGTAGAGAATACCAAGGCGCTTGAGAGAACTCGGGTGAAGGAACTAGGCAAAATGGTGCCGTAACTTCGGGAGAAGGCACGCTGATATGTAGGTGAAGCCCCTGCGGGTGGAGCTGAAATCAGTCGAAGATACCAGCTGGCTGCAACTGTTTATTAAAAACACAGCACTGTGCAAACACGAAAGTGGACGTATACGGTGTGACGCCTGCCCGGTGCCGGAAGGTTAATTGATGGGGTTAGCGGTAACGCGAAGCTCTTGATCGAAGCCCCGGTAAACGGCGGCCGTAACTATAACGGTCCTAAGGTAGCGAAATTCCTTGTCGGGTAAGTTCCGACCTGCACGAATGGCGTAATGATGGCCAGGCTGTCTCCACCCGAGACTCAGTGAAATTGAACTCGCTGTGAAGATGCAGTGTACCCGCGGCAAGACGGAAAGACCCCGTGAACCTTTACTATAGCTTGACACTGAACACTGGTCCTTGATGTGTAGGATAGGTGGGAGGCTTTGAAGCGTGGACGCCAGTCTGCGTGGAGCCATCCTTGAAATACCACCCTTTAATGGCTGGTGTTCTAACGTAGACCCGTAATCCGGGTTGCGGACAGTGTCTGGTGGGTAGTTTGACTGGGGCGGTCTCCTCCCAAAGAGTAACGGAGGAGCACGAAGGTTAGCTAATCCTGGTCGGACATCAGGAGGTTAGTGCAATGGCATAAGCTAGCTTGACTGCGAGAGTGACGGCTCGAGCAGGTGCGAAAGCAGGTCATAGTGATCCGGTGGTTCTGAATGGAAGGGCCATCGCTCAACGGATAAAAGGTACTCCGGGGATAACAGGCTGATACCGCCCAAGAGTTCATATCGACGGCGGTGTTTGGCACCTCGATGTCGGCTCATCACATCCTGGGGCTGAAGTAGGTCCCAAGGGTATGGCTGTTCGCCATTTAAAGTGGTACGCGAGCTGGGTTTAGAACGTCGTGAGACAGTTCGGTCCCTATCTGCCGTGGGCGCTGGAGAATTGAGGGGGGCTGCTCCTAGTACGAGAGGACCGGAGTGGACGCATCACTGGTGTTCGGGTTGTCATGCCAATGGCACTGCCCGGTAGCTAAATGCGGAAAAGATAAGTGCTGAAAGCATCTAAGCACGAAACTTGCCCCGAGATGAGTTCTCCCTGACCCTTTAAGGGTCCTGAAGGAACGTTGAAGACTACGACGTTGATAGGTCGGGTGTGTAAGCGCAGCGATGCGTTGAGCTAACCGATACTAATGAACCGTGAGGCTTAACCTTACAACGCCGAAGCTGTTTCGGCGGATGAGACAGACATGATTTTCAGCCTGATACAGATTAACAGAATTTGCCTGGCGGCTTTAGCGCGGTGGTCCCACCTGACCCCATGCCGAACTCAGAAGTGAAACGCCGTAGCGCCGATGGTAGTGTGGGGTCTCCCCATGTGAGAGTAGGGAACTGCCAGGCATCAATTAGAAGAACCCCGTACCGTAAGGTGCGGGGTTTTTTGCTTTTGTTTTTCCCTCTTTCCCTCCTTGAAACTTTCTCACCTTCCGCTTGCAGGCTCGACATTATGCCCGTTTCTGGGTATCGTTAGCTATCTGGATGTCTAAACGTTTATACGTATGCTGTGAGGATATAAAGCTATGCCGATTCGGGTGCAGGACGAGCTACCAGCCGTCAATTTCTTGCGTGAAGAAAACGTCTTCGTCATGACGGCTTCGCGTGCGACAGGTCAGGAAATTCGCCCGCTGAAGGTGCTTATTCTCAATCTGATGCCAAAAAAGATCGAAACAGAAAACCAGTTCCTGCGTCTTCTGTCGAACTCTCCGCTGCAGGTGGATATCCAGCTGCTGCGAATCGATGCCCGTGAATCACGTAACACGCCATCTGAGCATCTGAACAACTTCTACTGTAACTTCGATGACATTCAGGGGGAAAACTTCGACGGACTGATCGTGACCGGCGCGCCGCTCGGCTTGGTTGAATTTAACGATGTCGCCTACTGGCCTCAGATCAAACAGGTTCTGGAGTGGGCAAAAGATCACGTTACCTCCACATTGTTTGTCTGTTGGGCGGTACAAGCCGCACTGAATATTCTTTATGGCATCCCCAAGCAAACCCGCACTGAAAAGCTCTCTGGCGTATACGAACACCACATTCTTCACCCGCACGCTTTGCTGACGCGTGGTTTCGATGACTCTTTCCTGGCCCCGCATTCGCGCTACGCCGATTTCCCGGCCCAGCTGATTCGTGATTACACCGATCTGGAGATCCTGGCCGAAACGGAAGACGGAGATGCTTACCTGTTTGCCAGCAAGGATAAACGCATTGCTTTTGTGACCGGACATCCTGAGTACGATCCGCATACCCTCGCATCAGAGTATTTCCGTGATGTCGAAGCGGGTCTTAATCCGGATGTACCGTACAACTATTTCCCGAAAGACGATCCGCAAAACAAACCGAGAGCAACCTGGCGCAGCCACGGAAATTTGCTTTTCACTAACTGGCTCAACTATTACGTCTACCAGATAACGCCATACGATCTGCGTCACATGAATCCAACGCTGGAGTAATCTTCTGCACTAAACGATCCTAAAGCGTTTCAGCTATTCAAATCAGGCACCTTCGGGTGCCTTTTTTATTTCCGAAATGTCGCCCACCCTCCAGTTAAACTTTAATTTCAATAAAATCAGACAATTAAATTCAATATTAAATTAAAATGGAAATTGTTTTTGATTTTAGAAAAAATATAGATAGTCTTAATTCTGCTGAGCGAAAACTACCCAACGATCTTTCGTTCGCATCGGGGGCGTGATTTTGGATCTTTGATGAGGAGCAGAGTAATGACTCAACAGGCAACGACGGTCGATGAACTGGCCTTTACCCAGCCGTATGGCGAGCAAGAACAGCAGGTTTTGACGGCGGAAGCGGTAGAATTTCTGACTGAACTGGTGACCCGCTTTACGCCGCAGCGTAATAAGCTGCTGGCGGCACGCATTCATCAGCAGCAGGAAATTGACGATGGCAAGTTGCCTGGATTCATTTCGGAAACCGCTTCCATTCGTCGCGGTGAGTGGAAAATCCGCGGCATCCCTGAAGATTTACAGGATCGTCGCGTTGAGATCACCGGTCCGGTAGAGCGCAAAATGGTGATCAACGCCATGAACGCCAACGTTAAAGTCTTCATGGCCGATTTTGAAGACTCTCTGGCGCCGGACTGGCGTAAGGTCATCGAGGGGCAGATCAACCTGCGCGACGCCGTGAACGGCACCATCAGCTATACCAACGAAGCCGGCAAAATTTACCAGCTCAAACCGAACCCGGCGGTGCTGATCTGTCGCGTACGCGGCCTGCACCTGCCTGAAAAACATGTCACCTGGCGTGGGGAAGCCATTCCGGGCAGCCTGTTTGATTTCGCACTCTATTTCTTCCACAACTACAAGAACCTGCTGGCAAAAGGCAGCGGCCCTTATTTCTATCTGCCAAAAACGCAGGCCTGGCAGGAAGCGGCCTGGTGGAGCGAAGTGTTCAGCTACGCGGAAGATCGTTTCAACCTGCCGCGCGGCACCATCAAAGCCACGCTGCTGATTGAAACGCTGCCTGCCGTGTTCCAGATGAATGAAATTCTGCACGCCCTGCGCGATCACATCGTCGGCCTGAACTGCGGGCGCTGGGACTATATTTTCAGCTACATCAAAACCCTGAAAAACTATCCCGACCGCGTACTGCCGGATCGCCAGGTCGTGACCATGGATAAACCGTTCCTGAGCGCCTACTCGCGCCTGCTGATCAAAACCTGCCACAAGCGCGGCGCCTTTGCGATGGGCGGCATGGCGGCATTTATCCCGAGCAAAGACGCAGAGCGGAACAATCAGGTGCTCAACAAGGTGAAGGCTGATAAAGAGCTTGAAGCCCGTAACGGTCACGACGGCACGTGGATTGCCCATCCCGGCCTGGCCGATACGGCGATGGAGGTCTTTAACCGCGTTCTCGGCGACAACAAAAACCAGCTGTTTGTCACGCGTGAAGACGATGCCCCAACGGCTGAAGAACAGCTGCTGGCACCGTGCGCGGGCGAGCGTACGGAAGAGGGCATGCGTGCCAATATCCGCGTCGCGGTCCAGTACATCGAAGCGTGGATCTCCGGCAACGGCTGCGTACCTATCTACGGCCTGATGGAAGATGCCGCGACGGCGGAGATTTCACGTACCTCCATCTGGCAGTGGATCCACCATCAAAAAACGCTCAGCAACGGCAAACCGGTGACCAAGACCCTGTTCCGCCAGATGCTGGCCGAAGAGATGCGGGTGATCCAGGACGAGCTGGGCGAGCACCGCTTCAGCAGCGGACGTTTTGACGACGCCGCGCGCCTGATGGAGCAAATCACCACATCAGATGACTTAATCGACTTCCTGACCCTGCCGGGCTACCGCTTCCTGGCGTAACTCACCACATAACAATATGGAGCATCTGCACATGAAAACCCGTACCCAACAAATCGAAGAGTTGAAGAAAGAGTGGACACAGCCTCGCTGGGAAGGCATCCGCCGTCCTTACAGCGCGGAGGAAGTGGTGAAATTACGCGGCTCGGTCAATCCGGAATGCACGCTGGCACAGAACGGTGCGGCGAAAATGTGGAAGCTGCTGCACGGTGGCTCTAAAAAGGGCTACATCAACAGCCTCGGCGCGCTGACCGGCGGTCAGGCGCTGCAGCAGGCGAAGGCGGGTATTGAGGCGATTTATCTCTCCGGCTGGCAGGTTGCGGCGGACGCTAACCTGGCGTCCAGCATGTACCCGGATCAGTCGCTCTATCCGGCTAACTCCGTGCCGTCGGTGGTGGATCGGATCAACAATACCTTCCGCCGTGCGGATCAGATCCAGTGGGCTGCCGGTATCGAACCTGGCGATCCGCGCTTTACTGACTACTTCCTGCCGATCGTCGCGGATGCGGAGGCGGGCTTCGGCGGCGTGCTGAACGCCTTCGAGCTGATGAAATCGATGATTGAGGCCGGTGCAGCGGCCGTTCACTTCGAAGACCAGCTGGCGTCAGTGAAAAAATGCGGACACATGGGCGGTAAGGTGCTGGTTCCTACACAGGAAGCCGTACAGAAGCTGGTTGCCGCGCGTCTGGCCGCGGACGTGCTCGGCGTGCCGACGCTGGTGATTGCCCGTACTGATGCGGACGCGGCGGACCTGATCACCTCTGACTGTGACCCGTACGACAGCGAGTTCATCACCGGCGAGCGTACCAGTGAAGGCTTCTACCGCACCCATGCCGGCATTGAACAGGCGATCAGCCGCGGCCTGGCGTACGCGCCTTATGCGGACCTGGTCTGGTGTGAAACCTCCACGCCGGATCTGGCGCTGGCAAAACGCTTTGCCGACGCCATCCACGCGAAGTATCCGGGAAAACTGCTGGCCTACAACTGCTCGCCGTCCTTCAACTGGCAGAAAAAGCTGGATGACAAAACCATCGCCAGCTTCCAGCAGCAGTTGTCCGACATGGGCTACAAATACCAGTTCATTACCCTGGCAGGCATCCACAGCATGTGGTTCAACATGTTCGACCTGGCGCACGCCTATGCGCAGGGTGAGGGCATGAAGCACTACGTTGAGAAGGTGCAGCAGCCGGAGTTTGCGGCGGGCAAAGACGGTTACACCTTCGTGTCTCACCAGCAGGAGGTGGGAACCGGCTACTTTGACAATGTGACCACGATTATCCAGGGCGGAACCTCCTCCGTCACCGCCTTAACGGGTTCAACGGAAGAAGCACAGTTCTAATCTTTTCCCCCTCTCCCCTCTCGGGGAGAGGGTTGGGGTGAGGGGGAATATATGTCGCGTGGCCTGGAATTGCTGATTGCCCAAACTATTTTGCAGGGCTTCGATGCCCAGTATGGTCGTTTTCTTGAAGTGACATCCGGCGCGCAGCAGCGCTTCGAACATGCAGACTGGCATGCGGTTCAGCAGGCCATGAAGCAGCGTATCCATCTCTATGACCACCACGTGGGTCTGGTGGTGGAGCAGCTGCGCTGTATTACCGACGGTAAAAGCCCGGACGCGGAATTTTTACTGCGCGTGAAAGAGCACTACACCCATTTGTTACCCGATTACCCGCGCTTCGAGATTGCGGAGAGCTTTTTCAACTCCGTCTATTGTCGGTTATTTGACCACCGCTCACTATCTCCTGAGCGGTTATTTATCTTCAGCTCCCAGCCCGAGCGACGCTTTCGAACCATTCCCCGTCCGCTGGCGAAAGATTTCTTTCCCGATCGCGGATGGGAAAAGCTCCTGCACCGCGTGCTAACGGATCTGCCGCTGCGCCTGCCCTGGGAGAGTAAAACCCGGGATATCGGCTATATCCACGCCCATCTCAACGAAACCTTCGGCGCTGAGGTGCTCAGCCACAGCCATTTGCAGGTTGCCAACGAGCTTTTCTACCGCAATAAAGCCGCCTGGCTGGTGGGCAAACTGGTTACGCCGACCGCCATTGTGCCTTTTCTGCTGCCCATTCACCGTACCGACGACGGGGAACTGTTTGTCGATACTTGCCTGACCACCGGCGCCGAGGCCAGCATCGTGTTTGGCTTCGCCCGCTCCTATTTCATGGTGTACGCCCCGCTGCCTGCCGCGCTGGTGGAGTGGCTGCGCGAGATCCTGCCGGGCAAAACCACCGCCGAACTGTATATGGCCATTGGCTGCCAGAAGCACGCCAAAACGGAAAGCTATAGGGAGTACCTGCGTTATGTCACCGCGGCCGATGAGCAGTTTATCGAAGCGCCCGGCATTCGCGGTATGGTGATGCTGGTGTTTACGCTGCCGGGTTTCGACCGGGTCTTTAAGGTGATTAAAGACAGATTCGCGCCGCAGAAAGAGATGACCGCCGCGCACGTTCGCGCCTGCTATCAGCTGGTTAAAGAGCACGACCGCGTCGGGCGCATGGCGGATACCCAGGAGTTCGAAAACTTTGTGCTGGATAAACAGCAGATCGACCCGGCGCTCATGGCGCTGTTAATGCAGGAAGCACCTGCGAAAATCACCGATCTTGGCGACAAAATTGCCATTAGCCATCTCTACATCGAACGCCGCATGGTGCCGCTGAATATCTGGCTTGAGCAGTCCGAAGGTCAGGCGCTGCGGGATGCCATTGAAGAATACGGCAACGCGATTCGCCAGCTTGCCGCCGCCAATATTTTCCCGGGCGACATGCTGTTTAAAAACTTCGGCGTCACCCGTCACGGGCGCGTGGTGTTCTACGATTACGACGAAATTTGCTACATGACCGAAGTGAATTTCCGCGATATACCACAGCCCCGCTACCCGGAAGACGAGCTTTCCGGTGAGCCGTGGTACAGCGTCTCGCCGGGCGATGTTTTTCCGGAGGAGTTTCGCCACTGGCTGTGCGCCGACCCGCGCATCGGGCCGCTATTCGAAGAGATGCATGAGGATCTGTTCCGCGCCAGCTACTGGCGCGGGCTGCAAACGCGGATCAAAAACGGGCATGTCGAAGATGTGTACGCTTACCGCCGCAAGCAGAGGTTTTGCATTAGGTTTGCACCCTCTCGAGCAGGGTGAGGGCATCAGATTTTCTCCCTCTCCCTGCGGGAGAGGGCCGGGGTGAGGGCATCAGGCCGCACTCAATCTCAACGAATCCCACCGTACGCCAGCGTCACCTCTTTCGCCGCCTTAATCACCAGCGCGCCCAGCTCGGTCACGCGGTCGTCGGTCATCCGCGAAATCGGCCCGGAGATGGATATGGCGGCAAACGGCTCGCGGTGCTCGTCAAAAATACAGGCCGCGAGGCAGCGCAGGCCCAGGGCATGTTCTTCATCATCAAACGAATAGCCGCGCTTGCGGGTCAGGGCCAGATCTTCTTTCAGATGCACGGGCGACACCAGCGTGGCGTGGGTATAGGCGTGCAGCCCTTTACGGTGCAGCAGTCCCGTCACCTGCTCTTCGCTCAGCTGCGAGAGAAACGCTTTCCCCGCCCCGGAGGCGTGCATCGGCAGCTTGCCGCCAATCGGTGCGGACATGCGCATCAGCTGCGTGCACTGCACCTGGTCGATGATAATCGCCTGGTGGTCGCTCTGGTCCAGCACCGCCAGGTTTACGGTCTCGCCGGACTCCTCCATCAGCTTGCGCAGAATCGGGTGCACAATCGCCAGCAGGTTGCGGCTCTGAAGGAAGCTGCTGCCGACGATAAACGCATGCGCGCCCACCGCCCAGTGCCCCAGCTCGCCGACCTGGCGGACAAAGCCCAGCTGCTGCATGGTGGTCAGCAGGCGGTGCGTCGTGGAGTTCGGCAGGCCAGCCTGCTGGGCCAGCTCGGTCAGGGCCACGCTGCTGTGCGACTCGGCTATCCACTCCAGCAGCTTCAAACCGCGCGTGAGCGATTGAACCTGTCCGCCCTGTTGTGCGGCGGCGGTGGTGGCAGCAGGTTTTCTGCCGCGTTTAGCGGGAACGGTCGCGACCATGACGATCTCCTTTTTCTGTATCGTGGAAATCATTTTCGTTTTATTTGGTGAATTTGCAACCGTTATCCTGACTGATCGGAGGAGTGATGGTGAACATGTCTCATGTTACCGCTGTGCGGCTTTTCCACCCTGCGAGATTGTGCCAGTATGGAACGCAGCCTTATGGCCTTGTTGAGCGTTGTCGGGAGCAAGTGTGAGCAGCAAAGTAGAGCAACTGCGTGCGCAGTTAAATGAACGAATTCTGGTGCTGGACGGCGGCATGGGCACCATGATCCAGGGGTATCGTCTGAGTGAAGATGATTTCCGCGGCGAACGCTTTGCCGACTGGCCCTGCGACCTGAAAGGGAACAACGACCTGCTGGTGCTCAGCAAGCCGTCCGTCATTAAGGATATCCACAACGCCTACTTCGAAGCGGGTGCGGATATCGTTGAAACCAACACATTCAACTCGACAACCATCGCCATGGCGGATTACCAGATGGAATCCCTGTCGGCGGAAATCAACCTGGAAGCCGCGAAGCTGGCGCGCGCCTGCGCCGACGAGTGGACGGCCCGCACGCCGGACAAGCCTCGCTACGTTGCCGGGGTGCTTGGCCCGACGAACCGCACCGCGTCGATTTCACCGGACGTCAACGACCCGGCGTTTCGTAATATCACCTTCGATCAGCTGGTTGCGGCCTATCGTGAATCGACCAAAGCGCTGGTGGAAGGCGGTTCCGATCTGATCCTGATTGAAACCGTATTCGACACCCTCAATGCCAAAGCCGCGATTTACGCGGTGAAAGAGGAGTTTGAAGCGCTCGGCGTTGACCTGCCGATCATGATTTCCGGCACCATCACCGACGCCTCCGGCCGTACCCTGTCCGGCCAGACAACCGAAGCGTTTTATAACTCCCTGCGCCACGCCGAAGCGCTCTCCTTTGGCCTGAACTGCGCGCTGGGGCCGGATGAACTGCGCCAGTACGTGCAGGAGCTTTCCCGTATCGCGGAATGCTATGTCACCGCCCACCCGAACGCCGGTCTGCCAAACGCGTTTGGTGAATACGATCTCGATGCCGACACCATGGCGGCGCAAATCCGCGAGTGGGCCGAGTCTGGCTTCCTGAACATCGTCGGCGGCTGCTGCGGCACCACGCCGGAGCATATCGCGGCTATGAGCAACGCCGTGGCCGGACTGCCGCCGCGCAAGCTGCCCGAGCTTCCGGTTGCCTGTCGTCTGTCCGGCCTGGAGCCGTTGACCATCGGCGACGACAGCCTGTTTGTGAACGTGGGTGAGCGTACTAACGTCACCGGTTCCGCAAAGTTCAAGCGCCTGATTAAAGAAGAGAAGTACAGCGAAGCGCTGGACGTTGCCCGCCAGCAGGTGGAAAGCGGCGCGCAGATTATCGATATCAACATGGATGAGGGGATGCTCGACGCCGAAGCGGCGATGGTGCGTTTCCTCAACCTGATTGCCGGTGAGCCGGACATTGCCCGCGTGCCGATCATGATTGACTCCTCCAAGTGGGAAGTCATCGAAAAAGGGTTGAAGTGCATCCAGGGTAAAGGCATCGTCAACTCCATCTCGATGAAAGAGGGCGTTGATATCTTTATCCACCACGCGAAGATGGTCCGCCGCTACGGTGCCACCGTGGTGGTGATGGCCTTTGACGAAGTGGGTCAGGCCGATACCCGCGAGCGCAAAATCGAGATTTGCCGCCGCGCGTACAAGATTTTGACCGAAGAGGTGGGCTTCCCGCCGGAAGACATTATCTTTGACCCGAATATCTTCGCCGTTGCGACCGGGATTGAAGAGCACAACAACTACGCCCAGGACTTTATCGGCGCATGTGAAGACATCAAGCGCGAGCTGCCGCATGCGCTGATCTCCGGCGGCGTGTCGAACGTGTCGTTCTCGTTCCGCGGCAACGACCCGGTGCGTGAGGCGATCCACGCTGTGTTCCTCTACTACGCCATCCGCAACGGCATGGACATGGGGATCGTTAACGCCGGCCAGCTGGCGATTTACGACGACCTTCCCGCCGAGCTGCGCGATGCCGTCGAGGACGTGATCCTTAACCGCCGCGACGACGCCACCGAGCGTATGCTGGACCTGGCGGAGAAATACCGCGGCAGCAAATCGGATGAGGCGGCAAACGTTCAGCAGGCCGAGTGGCGTTCGTGGGACGTGAAAAAGCGTCTGGAATACTCGCTGGTCAAAGGTATCACCGAATTTATCGAGCTTGATACCGAAGAGGCACGCCAGCAGGCAGCCCGCCCGATTGAGGTGATCGAAGGCCCGCTGATGGACGGCATGAACGTGGTCGGCGATCTGTTCGGCGAGGGCAAAATGTTCCTGCCGCAGGTGGTGAAATCCGCCCGCGTGATGAAGCAGGCGGTGGCCTATCTGGAGCCCTACATCGAAGCCAGCAAAGAGAAAGGCTCCAGCAACGGCAAGATGGTTATCGCCACCGTGAAGGGCGACGTGCACGACATCGGCAAGAACATCGTTGGCGTAGTGCTGCAGTGTAATAACTACGAGATTATCGACCTCGGCGTGATGGTCCCGGCGGACAAAATCCTCAAGACCGCGCGCGAAGTGAACGCCGACCTGATTGGCCTCTCCGGCCTGATTACGCCGTCGCTCGACGAAATGGTCAACGTGGCAAAAGAGATGGAGCGACAGGGCTTCACCATTCCGTTATTGATTGGCGGGGCGACCACCTCGAAAGCGCACACGGCGGTGAAAATCGAGCAGAACTACAGCGGCCCGACGGTCTACGTGCAGAACGCCTCGCGTACGGTGGGCGTGGTCTCCGCGCTGCTCTCCGACACCCAGCGCGATGACTTTGTGGCGCGCACCCGCAAAGAGTACGAAACCGTTCGCATTCAGCACGGCCGTAAGAAGCCGCGCACCCCGCCTGTTTCGCTT
This region of Enterobacter asburiae genomic DNA includes:
- the aceA gene encoding isocitrate lyase, whose amino-acid sequence is MKTRTQQIEELKKEWTQPRWEGIRRPYSAEEVVKLRGSVNPECTLAQNGAAKMWKLLHGGSKKGYINSLGALTGGQALQQAKAGIEAIYLSGWQVAADANLASSMYPDQSLYPANSVPSVVDRINNTFRRADQIQWAAGIEPGDPRFTDYFLPIVADAEAGFGGVLNAFELMKSMIEAGAAAVHFEDQLASVKKCGHMGGKVLVPTQEAVQKLVAARLAADVLGVPTLVIARTDADAADLITSDCDPYDSEFITGERTSEGFYRTHAGIEQAISRGLAYAPYADLVWCETSTPDLALAKRFADAIHAKYPGKLLAYNCSPSFNWQKKLDDKTIASFQQQLSDMGYKYQFITLAGIHSMWFNMFDLAHAYAQGEGMKHYVEKVQQPEFAAGKDGYTFVSHQQEVGTGYFDNVTTIIQGGTSSVTALTGSTEEAQF
- the aceK gene encoding bifunctional isocitrate dehydrogenase kinase/phosphatase, yielding MSRGLELLIAQTILQGFDAQYGRFLEVTSGAQQRFEHADWHAVQQAMKQRIHLYDHHVGLVVEQLRCITDGKSPDAEFLLRVKEHYTHLLPDYPRFEIAESFFNSVYCRLFDHRSLSPERLFIFSSQPERRFRTIPRPLAKDFFPDRGWEKLLHRVLTDLPLRLPWESKTRDIGYIHAHLNETFGAEVLSHSHLQVANELFYRNKAAWLVGKLVTPTAIVPFLLPIHRTDDGELFVDTCLTTGAEASIVFGFARSYFMVYAPLPAALVEWLREILPGKTTAELYMAIGCQKHAKTESYREYLRYVTAADEQFIEAPGIRGMVMLVFTLPGFDRVFKVIKDRFAPQKEMTAAHVRACYQLVKEHDRVGRMADTQEFENFVLDKQQIDPALMALLMQEAPAKITDLGDKIAISHLYIERRMVPLNIWLEQSEGQALRDAIEEYGNAIRQLAAANIFPGDMLFKNFGVTRHGRVVFYDYDEICYMTEVNFRDIPQPRYPEDELSGEPWYSVSPGDVFPEEFRHWLCADPRIGPLFEEMHEDLFRASYWRGLQTRIKNGHVEDVYAYRRKQRFCIRFAPSRAG
- the metA gene encoding homoserine O-acetyltransferase MetA yields the protein MPIRVQDELPAVNFLREENVFVMTASRATGQEIRPLKVLILNLMPKKIETENQFLRLLSNSPLQVDIQLLRIDARESRNTPSEHLNNFYCNFDDIQGENFDGLIVTGAPLGLVEFNDVAYWPQIKQVLEWAKDHVTSTLFVCWAVQAALNILYGIPKQTRTEKLSGVYEHHILHPHALLTRGFDDSFLAPHSRYADFPAQLIRDYTDLEILAETEDGDAYLFASKDKRIAFVTGHPEYDPHTLASEYFRDVEAGLNPDVPYNYFPKDDPQNKPRATWRSHGNLLFTNWLNYYVYQITPYDLRHMNPTLE
- the iclR gene encoding glyoxylate bypass operon transcriptional repressor IclR; its protein translation is MVATVPAKRGRKPAATTAAAQQGGQVQSLTRGLKLLEWIAESHSSVALTELAQQAGLPNSTTHRLLTTMQQLGFVRQVGELGHWAVGAHAFIVGSSFLQSRNLLAIVHPILRKLMEESGETVNLAVLDQSDHQAIIIDQVQCTQLMRMSAPIGGKLPMHASGAGKAFLSQLSEEQVTGLLHRKGLHAYTHATLVSPVHLKEDLALTRKRGYSFDDEEHALGLRCLAACIFDEHREPFAAISISGPISRMTDDRVTELGALVIKAAKEVTLAYGGIR
- the aceB gene encoding malate synthase A — translated: MTQQATTVDELAFTQPYGEQEQQVLTAEAVEFLTELVTRFTPQRNKLLAARIHQQQEIDDGKLPGFISETASIRRGEWKIRGIPEDLQDRRVEITGPVERKMVINAMNANVKVFMADFEDSLAPDWRKVIEGQINLRDAVNGTISYTNEAGKIYQLKPNPAVLICRVRGLHLPEKHVTWRGEAIPGSLFDFALYFFHNYKNLLAKGSGPYFYLPKTQAWQEAAWWSEVFSYAEDRFNLPRGTIKATLLIETLPAVFQMNEILHALRDHIVGLNCGRWDYIFSYIKTLKNYPDRVLPDRQVVTMDKPFLSAYSRLLIKTCHKRGAFAMGGMAAFIPSKDAERNNQVLNKVKADKELEARNGHDGTWIAHPGLADTAMEVFNRVLGDNKNQLFVTREDDAPTAEEQLLAPCAGERTEEGMRANIRVAVQYIEAWISGNGCVPIYGLMEDAATAEISRTSIWQWIHHQKTLSNGKPVTKTLFRQMLAEEMRVIQDELGEHRFSSGRFDDAARLMEQITTSDDLIDFLTLPGYRFLA